The following are encoded together in the Montipora foliosa isolate CH-2021 chromosome 12, ASM3666993v2, whole genome shotgun sequence genome:
- the LOC137979316 gene encoding uncharacterized protein, producing the protein MSDPAPQPQEQPPQVPRPPQDAVVQNIVASATPAADTPATPDQLEVTLARGKDMKLSPMAITQIEGTGRQRRCHLFLLGCFIVASFVLYFTFVVFDSRLGTTAEVSTITLTDSSTVETHQRITLLLRMPGKVLKHKARYYCDLFRTTVLFWPPSYGKTVIVLDEESEMDHEFGEIVTRHTREHFPEYKLEVFFEPLPHDKSILENPGLARRPGYNRQLWSSFFLDLYTNDPIIAWMDSDVAFITPVTTSLIFSGSNLRVLGWDCSFHFRWVKAWAITSERALGLPYVADFMSYFPVYVYRDTFARCREHIMKHWNVATFEEAFKLFYHDKNQLSPVSIILSYAWFFERDRYDWNIKICSDLTQFNKKFPSGATIGPEHVEDILSQPQATFHVPYGEFLSSHILISYCLSHEAAGNTPDICLKHNFSLSDNLDLLHHDLQYVKKVRPNPCSDNKLDYCLQVLGRHYKAVGLEMKEDGRKVEWKNVQTVENLAKDLGITCKPLLY; encoded by the exons ATGTCTGATCCGGCTCCTCAACCACAGGAACAACCTCCTCAAGTGCCAAGGCCGCCTCAAGACGCTGTCGTACAAAACATTGTTGCTTCAGCAACTCCAGCTGCGGATACTCCGGCTACTCCTGACCAGCTTGAG GTGACCCTGGCGAGAGGAAAGGATATGAAACTTTCACCTATGGCGATAACGCAAATAGAGGGCACGGGAAGACAGCGAAGATGTCATCTATTTCTCCTTGGATGTTTTATTGttgcttcttttgttctttactttacttttgtGGTTTTTGACTCGCGTCTTGGCACAACAGCGGAAGTATCAACAATCACATTAACAGATAGCAGTACCGTTGAAACACACCAACGGATAACATTACTCTTAAGAATGCCAGGCAAAGTTTTGAAGCATAAAGCGCGTTACTATTGTGATCTCTTCAGGACCACAGTTCTCTTTTGGCCACCATCGTATGGGAAGACGGTTATTGTGCTTGACGAAGAATCAGAAATGGATCACGAGTTTGGAGAAATTGTTACTAGACACACCCGGGAGCACTTTCCAGAGTACAAGCTGGAAGTATTCTTCGAGCCACTACCGCATGACAAAAGTATATTGGAAAATCCTGGCTTGGCAAGACGTCCAGGCTACAATCGCCAACTTTGGAGTAGTTTCTTTCTTGATTTGTACACAAACGATCCAATCATAGCTTGGATGGACAGTGATGTCGCATTCATCACACCTGTGACAACCTCCTTGATATTTAGCGGTTCAAATTTAAGGGTTCTAGGTTGGGACTGTAGTTTCCACTTCCGTTGGGTAAAGGCGTGGGCGATAACGTCAGAGAGGGCGTTAGGATTACCGTATGTAGCTGATTTCATGTCCTATTTCCCAGTGTACGTCTACCGAGATACCTTTGCGCGCTGTAGGGAACACATTATGAAGCACTGGAATGTAGCTACCTTTGAAGAAGCCTTCAAGTTGTTTTATCACGATAAAAACCAGCTCTCCCCAGTTAGTATCATACTGAGTTATGCTTGGTTTTTTGAAAGAGATCGATATGACTGGAATATAAAGATATGCTCTGATTTAACGCAGTTCAACAAAAAGTTTCCATCTGGGGCTACTATTGGACCAGAGCACGTGGAAGATATTTTGTCCCAGCCTCAAGCGACCTTCCATGTTCCTTACGGAGAGTTTTTGTCTTCCCATATTTTGATTAGTTACTGCTTGTCGCACGAAGCAGCCGGAAATACGCCTGATATTTGTTTGAAACATAATTTTTCGTTGAGTGACAACTTAGATCTGTTGCATCATGATCTCCAATATGTAAAAAAGGTTCGACCAAATCCTTGCTCGGATAATAAGTTAGATTATTGTCTTCAAGTTTTAGGACGTCATTATAAGGCAGTTGGTCTCGAGATGAAAGAGGATGGACGCAAAGTGGAATGGAAAAATGTGCAAACTGTCGAGAACCTTGCAAAAGATCTTGGCATAACATGTAAACCTTTACTTTACTGA